In Mycolicibacterium alvei, a single window of DNA contains:
- the hadC gene encoding (3R)-hydroxyacyl-ACP dehydratase subunit HadC, translated as MALKANIMGMVWKYPYPFLIGREQIRQYAKAVKATDPASHDEEAAAELGHDALVAPLTFASTLALLVQEHFFQNVDIGMETKQIVQVDQKFVYRKPLKAGDQLHAVMQVTSVDERFGADIVVTHNICTGDDGEVVLEAITTMMGHDADDSIQVKWDPETGKVMRKAAGE; from the coding sequence ATGGCACTCAAGGCCAACATCATGGGGATGGTTTGGAAATATCCGTACCCCTTCCTGATCGGTCGAGAGCAGATCCGTCAGTACGCCAAGGCCGTCAAGGCCACAGACCCGGCCAGCCACGACGAGGAGGCCGCGGCCGAGCTCGGTCACGATGCGCTGGTCGCTCCGCTGACCTTCGCCTCCACCCTGGCGCTGCTGGTGCAGGAGCACTTCTTCCAGAACGTCGACATCGGCATGGAAACCAAACAGATCGTCCAGGTGGACCAGAAGTTCGTCTACCGCAAGCCGCTCAAGGCCGGCGATCAGCTGCACGCCGTCATGCAGGTCACCTCCGTCGACGAGCGCTTCGGCGCGGACATCGTCGTCACCCACAACATCTGTACCGGTGACGACGGTGAGGTGGTCCTCGAAGCCATCACCACCATGATGGGCCACGACGCCGACGATTCCATCCAGGTCAAGTGGGATCCGGAAACCGGCAAGGTCATGCGGAAGGCTGCCGGGGAGTAG